One part of the Mesomycoplasma conjunctivae genome encodes these proteins:
- the yihA gene encoding ribosome biogenesis GTP-binding protein YihA/YsxC, translating to MWTFIKSASSRANWLIEEEQIAFIGRSNVGKSSLINALAKQKIAKVSKHPGRTQLINYFKTDKNKIVVDLPGYGYAKISISQKMEISQMVNQFFQENNKLKAVFLIIDAFVGFTNLDLQMLDYLKDLNIETILVANKIDKTNQSQRSKITNIINKMNYEVILTSSKKQTGLDKIDLKINQILN from the coding sequence ATGTGAACATTTATAAAATCTGCATCTAGCAGAGCAAATTGACTCATCGAAGAAGAACAAATTGCCTTTATAGGTCGTTCTAATGTGGGAAAATCTTCACTTATTAATGCACTTGCAAAACAGAAAATTGCCAAGGTTTCCAAACATCCTGGGCGGACACAACTTATTAATTATTTTAAAACTGATAAAAATAAAATTGTTGTTGATTTACCAGGTTATGGCTATGCAAAAATTAGTATTTCGCAAAAAATGGAAATTTCGCAAATGGTTAATCAATTTTTTCAGGAAAATAACAAATTAAAAGCCGTTTTTCTAATTATTGATGCCTTTGTTGGTTTTACAAATCTTGATTTGCAAATGCTTGATTATTTAAAAGATTTAAATATTGAGACAATTTTAGTAGCTAATAAAATCGATAAAACAAATCAAAGTCAAAGATCTAAAATCACAAATATTATAAACAAAATGAATTATGAAGTAATTTTAACCTCGAGCAAGAAACAAACTGGTCTAGACAAAATTGATTTAAAAATTAATCAGATTTTAAATTAA
- a CDS encoding nicotinate-nucleotide adenylyltransferase produces the protein MNFKKIAIFGGTFNPIHKAHIHVAKTAIDQLELDQLFFVPNYINPFKHKSKAFIEPVHKINMINLVKISKSQVSDFEIKAQQVSYTIKTVNYFKHKYPNAKIYLIIGSDNLKNLHKWRDYKEILSKIQLVIFNRSHYLPKKQINKYNAIILEGQPIESSSTMIRNGNFSFLDEKVNEYIGKNQLYIEDILSSFVNNGERLKHCYNTAKFAAQIAAQHKEIDNHDAYLAGLLHDITKTWSEEKHRLFLKQQDYPEEKLLFYQLHQTSASLWLKNVYKLAKENIIEAIGCHTSLCENMSTLSKIVFVADKLAIGRKFEGVQKLRKLALENLDEAFKKLVQMSAEFHKDTINSEQQKRLYEIHSEK, from the coding sequence ATGAATTTTAAAAAAATAGCTATTTTTGGAGGAACCTTCAACCCCATTCACAAGGCTCACATCCATGTTGCAAAAACTGCAATTGATCAATTAGAACTAGACCAATTATTTTTTGTTCCAAATTATATCAATCCTTTTAAACACAAAAGTAAAGCATTTATCGAACCAGTTCATAAAATTAATATGATTAATTTAGTAAAAATTTCAAAATCACAAGTAAGTGATTTTGAAATTAAAGCGCAACAAGTTAGTTACACAATCAAGACTGTAAATTATTTTAAACATAAATATCCAAATGCTAAAATATATCTCATCATTGGTTCTGATAATCTAAAAAACCTTCATAAATGAAGAGATTACAAGGAAATTTTGTCCAAAATTCAGTTAGTAATTTTTAATAGATCTCATTATCTACCTAAAAAACAAATTAATAAATATAATGCAATTATTTTAGAAGGTCAACCTATAGAATCAAGTTCAACTATGATAAGAAATGGTAATTTTTCTTTTCTAGATGAAAAAGTTAATGAGTATATTGGCAAAAACCAATTATATATTGAAGACATTTTATCTTCCTTTGTTAACAATGGTGAGAGACTAAAACATTGCTATAATACTGCCAAATTTGCAGCACAAATAGCAGCACAACACAAAGAAATTGATAATCATGATGCTTATTTAGCAGGTTTGCTTCATGATATTACAAAGACATGAAGTGAAGAAAAACATAGACTTTTTTTAAAACAGCAAGACTATCCTGAAGAAAAATTATTGTTTTATCAGTTGCATCAAACTAGCGCTTCACTTTGACTCAAAAATGTTTATAAACTGGCAAAAGAAAATATTATTGAAGCTATTGGATGTCACACAAGCCTTTGTGAAAATATGTCCACTTTGAGTAAAATTGTTTTTGTAGCAGACAAATTGGCAATTGGAAGAAAATTTGAAGGCGTGCAAAAACTACGAAAACTTGCCCTTGAAAATTTAGATGAAGCTTTTAAAAAACTAGTTCAAATGAGTGCTGAATTCCACAAAGATACAATAAATAGTGAACAACAAAAAAGATTGTATGAAATCCATAGTGAAAAATAA
- the tpiA gene encoding triose-phosphate isomerase, with translation MMKKIIIGNWKMNKNLEQTRDFVFKFEQLYKQNEAKIIDLDFAVAPPTINAFALKDTNVKQLKLALQNISEFESGAYTGEISASMAKNIGAQYIIIGHSERRSLFNESDFQVATKAKIAIKHELTPVICVGETLQEYESQQTEEVISRQIRDSLEGVDLSKIIIAYEPIWAIGTGKTATPEQAEKVCAFIKKLIDNQAPVLYGGSVSPQNILDILKKKNIDGALVGGASLEAESFINLLTLNK, from the coding sequence ATTATGAAAAAAATCATTATTGGTAATTGAAAAATGAACAAAAATCTTGAACAAACAAGGGATTTTGTCTTTAAATTTGAACAACTTTACAAACAAAATGAAGCTAAAATTATTGATCTAGACTTTGCAGTTGCACCACCGACAATTAATGCTTTTGCACTCAAAGATACAAATGTAAAACAACTTAAGTTAGCACTTCAAAATATAAGCGAATTTGAATCAGGAGCATATACTGGTGAAATTTCAGCATCTATGGCAAAAAATATCGGAGCCCAATACATCATCATTGGACATTCAGAGCGTAGAAGTCTTTTTAATGAAAGTGATTTTCAAGTAGCTACTAAAGCAAAAATTGCTATCAAACACGAGCTAACTCCAGTTATATGTGTAGGAGAAACATTGCAAGAATACGAAAGTCAACAAACTGAAGAAGTTATTAGTAGACAAATTCGTGATTCTTTAGAAGGTGTAGATCTTAGTAAAATAATTATTGCTTATGAGCCAATTTGAGCTATAGGAACTGGAAAAACAGCAACTCCCGAACAGGCTGAAAAGGTTTGTGCTTTTATTAAAAAACTAATTGATAATCAAGCACCTGTTTTGTATGGAGGTTCAGTAAGTCCACAAAATATTTTAGATATTTTGAAGAAAAAAAACATTGATGGGGCACTAGTAGGAGGTGCATCACTAGAGGCTGAATCATTTATTAATTTACTAACATTAAATAAATAA
- a CDS encoding Cof-type HAD-IIB family hydrolase: MKHKKRNKFLFLLDLDGTVLSDSVTGEIHPDTEKEIKRATSEGHIVCILTGRPWRSTKDIYKKLELKTIVANFNGAHIHNPSDYNFVPEISYLNLNEILYILGDQKVKSEISNIAIEGPGWAKLKKRDEQLEQVFGFNLIPDLKAGINFNKIPLRPTSLIMDTKLSTNVAELKSYLERKYGDIGEFSAWSKGEGTTYVFDMTAVGVNKSKVVSMLARYYNIDLDHIISIGDSFNDIGMLSVATISVAMKNSDPEIQKHATVVLKKTNKEGGVGHYIKKFLKDPEKEIAYSKNIKKIRSSVSVDLK; the protein is encoded by the coding sequence ATGAAACACAAAAAGAGAAATAAATTTTTATTCCTTTTAGATTTAGATGGAACTGTTTTATCAGATTCTGTCACTGGTGAAATACATCCTGATACTGAAAAAGAAATCAAAAGAGCTACAAGTGAAGGTCACATAGTTTGTATTTTGACAGGTAGACCCTGAAGATCAACAAAAGATATTTATAAAAAATTAGAGCTAAAAACTATTGTTGCAAATTTTAATGGTGCTCATATTCACAATCCAAGTGATTATAATTTTGTTCCTGAAATTAGCTACCTAAATTTAAATGAAATATTGTATATTTTAGGCGACCAAAAAGTAAAATCAGAAATTTCTAATATTGCAATTGAAGGTCCTGGATGAGCTAAATTAAAAAAACGTGATGAACAATTGGAACAAGTTTTTGGTTTTAATTTAATACCTGATTTAAAAGCAGGAATAAATTTTAACAAAATTCCACTTCGCCCAACTTCGCTAATTATGGATACAAAATTGAGCACTAATGTTGCTGAGTTAAAATCCTATTTAGAAAGAAAATATGGCGATATCGGAGAATTTTCTGCTTGATCTAAAGGAGAGGGAACTACATATGTCTTTGATATGACAGCGGTAGGAGTAAATAAATCAAAAGTTGTTTCAATGTTGGCGCGATACTATAACATCGATTTAGATCATATTATTTCAATTGGCGATAGCTTTAATGATATTGGAATGTTATCAGTTGCCACTATTTCTGTAGCAATGAAAAATTCTGATCCTGAAATTCAAAAACATGCAACTGTTGTACTTAAAAAAACAAATAAAGAGGGTGGAGTGGGCCACTATATCAAAAAGTTTTTAAAAGATCCTGAAAAAGAAATTGCCTATTCCAAAAATATTAAAAAAATTCGCTCTTCTGTTTCAGTGGATCTTAAATAA
- the coaD gene encoding pantetheine-phosphate adenylyltransferase, with protein sequence MLSNPLNHKEKQAIFAGSFDPLHEGHLSIINKALKIFDHLFVVVTINPDKSDASDIEARFLSVKEQLSDFKNVTVIKNSNKLTAELAKELNIKFLVRSARNNLDLNYEMSLAAGNHQLNNDLETILFFPDYELIEYSSTLERHKKFYK encoded by the coding sequence ATGCTATCAAATCCTTTGAATCATAAAGAAAAACAAGCAATTTTTGCAGGTAGTTTTGACCCCTTACACGAAGGTCATCTTAGTATCATCAATAAAGCTTTAAAAATTTTTGATCACCTATTTGTCGTTGTCACAATTAATCCAGATAAAAGCGATGCTAGTGACATTGAAGCTCGATTTTTAAGTGTTAAAGAACAACTAAGTGATTTCAAAAACGTAACTGTTATTAAAAATAGTAATAAATTAACTGCGGAATTGGCAAAAGAGTTAAATATTAAATTTCTTGTGCGCTCCGCTCGCAATAATTTAGATCTAAATTATGAAATGAGTTTGGCAGCAGGCAATCATCAATTAAACAATGATTTAGAAACAATTTTATTTTTTCCTGATTATGAATTAATTGAATATAGTTCTACCTTAGAAAGGCATAAAAAATTTTATAAATAA
- the rpsO gene encoding 30S ribosomal protein S15, with amino-acid sequence MVSKEKKQELIKKFGGSLQNTGDVRVQIAILTEDIEKLKTHFLSNKKDKHSMRGFIAKVNKRKKLLSYLKEKNPVSYKETIEALNIRK; translated from the coding sequence ATGGTTAGTAAAGAAAAAAAACAAGAACTAATCAAAAAATTTGGTGGTTCTCTACAAAATACAGGTGATGTTAGAGTTCAAATTGCTATTTTAACTGAAGACATTGAAAAATTAAAAACACACTTTTTAAGTAATAAAAAAGACAAACATTCAATGCGTGGTTTTATAGCTAAAGTTAATAAAAGAAAAAAATTATTATCTTATCTAAAAGAAAAAAACCCTGTTTCATATAAAGAAACCATCGAGGCGTTAAATATTAGAAAATAG
- a CDS encoding ATP-dependent Clp protease ATP-binding subunit has translation MNDKFKNLNKYGRNLTQLAKENKLEPVINRDEEIRRIIKILSRKTKNNPVLVGEPGVGKSAIVEGMAFKIIQNQVPQNLKNKQIFELDIASIIAGASFKGEFEKRIKEILKEVEANKDEVIIFVDEIHLLIGTGSSGTDSMDFANILKPAMARGQIKLIGATTNNEYRLYIEKDSALERRMQKVIIEEPSTSDAITILRGIKERFENFHKVKITDDALIAAVKLSNRFINDRFLPDKAIDLIDEACANIKVQMNFQPEELEKKIQKLTYLKMEKISLENEANLPKIEAINQQISQLEQEINKLQSLWSQEKQRAEESGHIAQQIDDLKNLLNQQIANGEYQNASKIKYLQIPSLETQLQKLKENKSSLVNDIVDQNEIAAVVAKMTKIPLEKLIEDEAEKLLHLESRIKQEVRGQDLAISLVSDAILRFKANINDINRPIGSFLFLGPTGVGKTELARSLAKQIFDNSEQIIRLDMSEFMEKHSVSKLIGAPPGYIGFEQGGILTEKVRLNPYSIVLLDEIEKAHPDVINILLQILDSGWLTDSKGKKINFKNTIIIMTSNIAAQKILANQKLDEQTIKKELLQFFKPEFINRIDEIVTFNKLSKQVVEQIIDLELAKLALRIQENNIMINFDNSIKKWILQSAYDQNYGARPIKRFIKQNLETKIAKFIITKQINVNDSYQISYKNEDILVNKQIN, from the coding sequence ATGAATGACAAATTTAAAAATTTAAATAAATATGGAAGAAATTTAACACAATTAGCAAAGGAAAATAAATTAGAACCTGTTATAAATAGAGATGAAGAAATTCGTAGAATTATCAAAATATTATCAAGAAAAACTAAAAACAATCCAGTTTTAGTTGGCGAACCAGGAGTGGGAAAAAGTGCTATTGTTGAAGGAATGGCCTTCAAAATTATTCAGAATCAGGTGCCGCAAAACCTAAAAAACAAACAGATTTTTGAACTCGATATCGCATCGATAATAGCTGGTGCTTCCTTTAAAGGTGAATTTGAAAAACGGATTAAGGAAATTTTAAAAGAGGTAGAAGCCAACAAAGATGAAGTAATTATTTTTGTTGATGAAATTCACTTATTAATAGGTACCGGCTCTTCAGGTACAGATTCAATGGATTTTGCCAATATTTTAAAACCAGCAATGGCACGGGGGCAAATTAAATTAATTGGAGCTACCACCAACAATGAATATCGCCTTTATATTGAAAAAGATAGTGCTCTCGAACGCCGCATGCAAAAAGTAATAATTGAAGAGCCCTCTACTAGTGATGCCATTACAATTTTACGCGGAATTAAAGAGCGTTTTGAAAACTTTCACAAAGTCAAAATTACCGATGATGCCCTCATAGCTGCTGTCAAATTATCAAATAGATTTATCAATGATCGTTTCTTGCCAGATAAAGCTATTGATCTCATTGATGAAGCTTGCGCAAATATTAAGGTGCAAATGAACTTCCAACCCGAAGAACTAGAGAAAAAAATTCAAAAACTCACATACTTAAAAATGGAGAAAATATCTTTAGAAAATGAGGCTAATTTGCCCAAAATTGAAGCAATAAATCAGCAAATTAGCCAACTTGAGCAAGAAATTAATAAACTTCAATCACTTTGAAGTCAAGAAAAACAACGTGCTGAAGAAAGCGGGCATATCGCCCAACAAATTGATGATTTAAAAAACTTATTAAATCAACAAATTGCCAATGGTGAGTACCAAAATGCTTCAAAAATCAAGTATTTACAAATACCAAGCCTTGAAACACAATTACAAAAATTAAAGGAAAATAAGTCAAGTTTGGTAAATGACATTGTTGACCAAAACGAAATTGCTGCTGTGGTAGCAAAAATGACAAAAATTCCACTTGAAAAACTCATAGAGGATGAAGCTGAAAAACTATTACATCTAGAATCAAGAATTAAGCAAGAAGTAAGAGGTCAAGATCTTGCTATTAGCTTGGTCAGCGATGCTATTCTACGTTTTAAAGCTAACATCAATGATATCAATCGACCAATAGGATCCTTTTTATTTTTAGGTCCAACTGGTGTTGGTAAAACCGAATTAGCTAGATCTTTAGCAAAGCAAATCTTTGACAATTCAGAACAAATTATTAGGTTAGATATGTCAGAATTTATGGAAAAACATAGTGTTTCTAAACTAATAGGGGCACCTCCAGGTTATATAGGATTTGAACAAGGTGGGATCTTAACTGAAAAAGTGCGACTTAATCCCTATTCAATAGTGCTACTAGATGAAATAGAAAAAGCACACCCAGATGTTATTAATATTTTGTTACAAATTTTAGATAGTGGTTGGCTCACTGATTCCAAAGGGAAAAAAATCAATTTTAAAAATACTATCATTATCATGACTTCTAACATTGCAGCTCAAAAAATTTTAGCTAACCAAAAATTAGATGAACAAACAATTAAGAAGGAATTATTGCAATTTTTTAAACCTGAATTTATCAACAGAATTGATGAAATAGTTACATTTAACAAGCTATCTAAGCAAGTAGTTGAACAAATTATTGACCTAGAGTTAGCAAAACTAGCTTTACGGATTCAAGAAAACAACATCATGATTAACTTTGATAATAGCATCAAAAAATGAATTTTACAATCAGCATATGACCAAAATTATGGAGCACGACCAATTAAGCGCTTTATTAAGCAAAATCTTGAAACTAAAATTGCAAAATTCATAATTACTAAGCAAATAAATGTAAATGATTCTTATCAAATTAGCTATAAAAATGAAGATATTTTAGTAAATAAACAAATAAATTAA
- a CDS encoding phosphorylase family protein, with protein MKSIVKNKNIAIIYADNLEKVNLDFLEIQKSVQKQTPFGKIECLELPNFNIFYANSGIGLNNAAALTQHLIDKYQVEIIYNYGAVGSVNNIEIGTIIYPKKFFLLDAITPWYQAGVTPGELPYLKNNILNKGNNDIILGSSNSFIDNIEKLKIFPQVKFVEMEAFAIAFICQKNQVKFACIKYVSDIIGNNSDFEIVNNAIKNGAKKALEKIFKYLKNQ; from the coding sequence ATGAAATCCATAGTGAAAAATAAAAATATTGCAATTATCTATGCTGATAATCTTGAAAAAGTCAATTTAGATTTCCTAGAAATTCAAAAAAGTGTTCAAAAACAAACACCTTTTGGAAAAATAGAGTGTCTTGAATTACCAAATTTTAATATTTTTTATGCTAATTCTGGAATTGGTTTAAATAATGCCGCTGCGCTTACTCAACATCTTATTGACAAATACCAAGTTGAAATAATTTATAATTATGGAGCAGTGGGTTCTGTAAATAATATAGAAATTGGAACAATTATATACCCAAAAAAATTTTTTCTATTGGATGCCATTACACCCTGATATCAAGCAGGAGTGACACCTGGAGAACTACCTTATTTAAAAAATAACATTTTGAACAAAGGAAATAATGATATTATTTTAGGTTCCTCCAATTCATTTATTGATAATATTGAAAAACTAAAGATATTTCCGCAAGTTAAATTTGTAGAAATGGAAGCTTTCGCAATTGCTTTTATCTGCCAAAAAAATCAAGTTAAATTTGCTTGTATTAAATATGTAAGCGATATTATTGGTAACAATTCTGATTTTGAAATTGTAAATAATGCAATCAAAAACGGTGCAAAAAAAGCATTAGAAAAAATTTTCAAATATTTGAAAAACCAATAA
- a CDS encoding acetate/propionate family kinase, whose protein sequence is MMKKILVINAGSSSIKWQIFTKEDFSLFAQGLIERIGISGGFFKLSGPNGKFELAFDVSDHKSAMAKLIQIWLEQKVVEDVLEIEVAGFRIVHGGSIFRGPTKLDDEKIAQISQLSKFAPLHNPGAVQTIVAIQQILPNVKLAASFDTAFHADIPAINYTYAIDQEFAKKYGIQKYGFHGISHKFITNTLEKVLSTSQVNYVNMHIGNGASLAAIKESKSFDTTMGLTPLAGVMMGTRSGDIDPSIHLFAAQEAHLSIEEFTDMLNKKSGLLGVSGISSDMRDLITAAQSGDQKAKFALELYAQKIVNYLVDYINKVGKNIQALVFTGGVGENSAFMRELIISKVDLPKLNIKIDTKINNKPLGEFAQVELVSSQDSDIPIYVIKTNEELLIAQNAIKSFES, encoded by the coding sequence ATAATGAAAAAAATCTTAGTCATCAACGCTGGCTCATCTTCCATTAAGTGACAAATTTTTACTAAAGAGGACTTTTCCCTTTTTGCCCAAGGTTTAATTGAGCGCATTGGAATTAGTGGTGGATTTTTCAAATTGAGTGGGCCAAATGGTAAATTTGAATTAGCTTTTGATGTTAGCGATCACAAAAGCGCAATGGCAAAATTAATTCAAATTTGACTTGAACAAAAAGTTGTCGAAGATGTCTTAGAAATCGAAGTCGCTGGCTTTCGAATTGTTCATGGTGGTTCTATTTTTCGTGGACCTACTAAACTTGATGATGAAAAAATTGCACAAATTTCACAGTTGTCTAAATTTGCACCACTGCACAATCCAGGAGCTGTTCAAACCATTGTAGCTATTCAGCAAATTTTACCCAATGTCAAATTAGCAGCTAGTTTTGATACCGCATTTCATGCAGATATTCCCGCAATTAACTACACTTATGCAATTGATCAAGAATTTGCTAAAAAATATGGTATTCAAAAATATGGTTTTCATGGAATTAGCCACAAATTTATTACTAATACTTTAGAAAAAGTGCTCTCTACCAGCCAAGTCAACTATGTCAACATGCACATCGGCAACGGTGCTTCACTTGCGGCTATTAAAGAGTCTAAATCTTTTGATACAACTATGGGTCTCACACCGCTAGCTGGGGTCATGATGGGTACTAGAAGTGGTGACATTGATCCTTCAATTCATCTTTTTGCAGCCCAAGAAGCGCACTTATCAATTGAAGAATTTACTGACATGCTCAATAAAAAATCAGGGCTTTTAGGAGTCTCAGGGATCTCTTCTGACATGCGTGATTTAATTACAGCTGCTCAAAGTGGTGATCAAAAAGCAAAATTTGCGCTTGAATTATATGCACAAAAAATTGTTAATTATTTAGTAGATTATATTAACAAAGTAGGAAAAAATATTCAAGCCTTGGTTTTTACAGGTGGTGTTGGTGAAAATTCAGCTTTCATGCGTGAGTTAATTATTAGTAAAGTTGATTTACCAAAGCTAAATATCAAAATAGATACAAAAATCAACAACAAACCACTTGGTGAGTTTGCCCAAGTTGAGCTAGTTTCTAGTCAAGATTCAGATATTCCAATTTATGTTATTAAAACAAATGAAGAACTTTTAATTGCACAAAATGCTATCAAATCCTTTGAATCATAA
- a CDS encoding phosphate acetyltransferase — protein sequence MNYQKELEKSVIDNQKDSGLKTILIIDGEDKRAIKAAELLSKNKLVEPILLTKNKIENTSVKQHIFNETEYQEFVEKFVELRKGKETLEAAQKQMSSLPFYGTMLLKLNKVDGVIGGLNYPTADILRAAFKIIGPTPGIKTISSVMIVHKEEQKFLFSDISVNIAPTVEQLVDIAKNANDFALQLGFDPQLAFLSFSTSRSAVAPQSELVEKASQIYNESATKKALGEIQFDAALDEAVRSQKYKGELPKSNANVLIFPNLDAGNIGYKIAQRLGGYGAIGPIITGIASPINDLSRGATVEDIYNTALITALQAKGDK from the coding sequence ATGAATTACCAAAAGGAATTAGAAAAAAGTGTCATTGATAATCAAAAAGATAGTGGACTAAAAACTATTTTAATAATCGATGGGGAAGACAAAAGAGCAATTAAAGCAGCTGAGTTATTATCAAAAAATAAGCTAGTTGAACCAATTTTATTAACTAAAAATAAAATTGAAAACACTAGTGTAAAACAACATATTTTTAATGAAACAGAATATCAAGAATTTGTTGAAAAATTTGTTGAACTACGTAAAGGAAAAGAAACCCTTGAAGCTGCCCAAAAACAGATGTCAAGCCTTCCTTTTTATGGAACAATGCTACTAAAATTAAACAAAGTAGATGGTGTCATTGGTGGGCTAAATTACCCAACAGCTGATATTTTAAGAGCTGCCTTTAAAATTATAGGGCCTACCCCCGGAATTAAAACAATTTCTTCAGTAATGATTGTTCACAAAGAAGAACAAAAATTCTTATTTAGCGATATTTCAGTAAATATTGCACCAACAGTTGAACAATTGGTCGATATTGCAAAAAATGCAAATGATTTTGCACTTCAGTTAGGTTTTGATCCGCAATTAGCTTTTCTTTCTTTTTCAACAAGTAGATCAGCAGTTGCTCCACAATCTGAATTAGTCGAAAAAGCGAGTCAAATTTATAATGAAAGTGCTACTAAAAAAGCACTTGGAGAAATTCAATTTGATGCTGCCTTAGACGAGGCTGTGCGAAGTCAAAAATACAAAGGTGAACTACCAAAAAGTAATGCAAATGTTTTAATTTTTCCTAATTTAGATGCAGGTAATATTGGTTACAAAATAGCACAAAGATTAGGTGGCTACGGTGCAATTGGGCCAATTATTACCGGAATTGCAAGCCCAATTAATGACTTGTCAAGAGGAGCTACAGTTGAAGATATTTACAACACAGCACTGATTACCGCACTACAAGCTAAAGGAGATAAATAA
- a CDS encoding dsDNA nuclease domain-containing protein, producing the protein MDKTSGSITYNRLRFQIAQSMLFIIDFYDNLEDFILTLDYFDDITFFDNEEMDGSVSYFQLKTNEQVTITYIIKKGWISKLYKHLKSDNKDNVSKISLIVSSNIKDKQKKIVEYGEKKFGDLPQNVKEEIIKSIATNYKCNESEVDLSKFSIIKTVLTKDTYFQLAENKLTTFLEKINPDITLRTSKLIFNSLWAWMDSKQAFEFPPGSVVSYDEVRSKKKYFKKRF; encoded by the coding sequence GTGGATAAAACATCAGGTAGTATAACTTATAATAGATTGCGATTTCAAATTGCACAATCTATGTTATTTATAATCGATTTTTATGATAATTTAGAAGATTTTATACTAACTTTAGACTATTTTGATGATATAACTTTTTTTGATAACGAAGAAATGGATGGTTCTGTAAGCTACTTTCAATTAAAAACAAATGAGCAAGTTACTATTACATACATCATTAAGAAAGGGTGGATTAGCAAATTATATAAGCATTTAAAATCAGATAATAAAGACAATGTTTCTAAAATATCATTGATTGTGTCATCAAATATAAAAGATAAACAGAAAAAAATAGTTGAATATGGAGAAAAGAAATTTGGTGATTTGCCTCAAAATGTTAAGGAAGAAATAATAAAAAGCATAGCTACTAATTATAAGTGTAATGAATCTGAAGTTGATTTATCCAAATTTTCTATAATTAAAACTGTTTTAACAAAAGATACATACTTTCAATTGGCAGAAAACAAATTAACAACTTTTCTAGAAAAGATAAATCCAGATATCACCTTAAGAACAAGTAAATTAATTTTTAATTCTCTTTGAGCATGGATGGATTCAAAACAAGCTTTTGAATTTCCACCTGGTAGTGTTGTTAGTTATGATGAGGTACGTAGTAAAAAAAAGTATTTCAAAAAAAGATTTTAA
- a CDS encoding restriction endonuclease subunit S — protein sequence MTGLTSKNSDIYFIYYLLSSYFTVDSIANRAVVPNIYFKDYKHFEYFVPSINEQEEIEKVFKNIDNLLNLYELKLQKIEMIKKSLLDKMFV from the coding sequence ATGACAGGTTTAACTTCCAAAAATAGTGATATATATTTTATATATTACTTGTTATCTTCTTATTTTACAGTAGACTCAATAGCTAATAGAGCAGTAGTACCAAATATTTATTTTAAAGATTATAAACATTTTGAATATTTTGTACCTTCTATCAATGAACAAGAAGAAATAGAAAAAGTGTTTAAAAATATAGACAATTTGCTAAATTTATATGAATTAAAATTGCAAAAAATTGAAATGATTAAAAAATCATTGTTAGATAAAATGTTTGTTTAA